Genomic DNA from Paenibacillus borealis:
GGAAGTTCGCGCGGTTTAGGCCGTGCCCTTGCTGAGGCTGTATTGGCTAAAGGGGATAAGCTTGTGGCCACGGCCCGCAATCTGCAGCAGCTTGCTGATCTGGAAGAACATTACGGCGGGCAAATATCCTCAGTTGCACTGGATGTGACTGATCCCGGGCAGGCAAAGGCGGCTATTACAGCTGCAGTAGAGAGATTCGGGCGTCTGGATGTTGTGGTAAATAATGCGGGATATGGTAATATGTCTGCAATCGAAGAAACTTCGCTAGATGATTTCCGGGCGCAAATTGAGACGAATTTATGGGGAGTCATCCATGTCACTAAGGCAGCACTGCCTGTTCTGCGTGAGCAGGGAAGCGGACATTTCCTGCAGATATCTTCTATCGGCGGACGTGCCGGTGCTCCGGGACTCGCAGCATATCAGACGGCAAAATGGGGGGTGGAGGGCTTCTCTGAAGTACTCGCCAAAGAGGTTGCTCCACTCGGAATCAAGGTAACTATCGTTGAACCTGGGGGATTCCGTACAGACTGGGCGGGTCCATCCATGAGTCATATTGAACCTGGAGAACCGTATAAGGATACAGTGGGTCAACTGCTGAAGCATGTGCGGAGCCGTACGGGGCAAGAACCTGGAGATCCGGCCAGAGCGGCGCTGGCGATGCTGGCGATTGTGGAAGAGGCCAATCCGCCTCTCCGTCTGCTGCTGGGCAGCGATGCTGTGGGTATGGCCAAGGAGATTGATCAGGCCAAGCTGGCCGAAACCTTACGATGGGAGGCGCTTAGCACCTCTGCAGATTTTGCAGCGAATTGATTCGAGAAGTCACAGAGCAGTTAGTGCCAATAGTTACGCAGAAAGCAGGCGAATATATGAAAGCATCCCAACCGGCAACTGCCGGAGGCAAAATCCGTGCAATCATTACCGGCTCTACCGGTATGGTGGGTGAAGGCGTGCTGCATGAATGTCTTACTCATCCTGAGGTGGAACAAATTCTGCTGATCAACCGCCGCCCCTGCGGCATTTCGCATCCCAAAGTAACCGAAATAATCCATGAGAATTTCTATGATCTCAGCAGCATCAACGGGAAACTTGCGGGCTATAATGCCTGTTACTTTTGCCTCGGGGTATCGTCGGTCGGGTTGAAGGAAGAGGAATACCGCAGGCTGACCTATGATCTTACGATGCATGTGGCCCGGCAGCTGTCTGCCGTGAATCCGGACATGGTCTTCTGCTATGTGACCGGATCGGGAACGGATAGTACAGAACAAGGGCGCAGTATGTGGGCAAGAGTGAAGGGCAAGACGGAGAATGATCTGCGCAAGCTGCCGTTCCGGGGAACCTATTTCTTCCGTCCGGGCTTTATCCGGCCTACTCCGGGCTTGACCCGTACACATAAATATTATTATGCTATTGGATGGATGTACCCTGTGCTTCGTGCATTATTTCCAGGGTATACCGTGACTCTGCAGGAGATTGGACTGGCCATGATTCATATTGTGCGCCGGGGCCATGATCGAGATATTGTGGAGAACCGGGATATTGCCGCCATAGCCAAACCGTAAGAATCTGCATCACATCCTTCAGGAAAAGGTGATTCCATGAACGAAGAGGTAACCAATTTCATCGCTCAAATCAAAGTGCCCTGGCAAGCGGAAATATGCTCCAGGCTGCGTGAAGTCATCCACGAATCTATCCCTGAAGTGACGGAACGGATCCAGTACGGCAAACCGCATTTTCTCAAAAACGGGAAATATGCAGCTGTAATCTCCACCGCCAAAGGCTGGGTCAGCTTCTCCATATTCAATGCAGCAGCGCTGGAAGTGCCCGAAGGCCAATTCGAAACAGGCAGTGGCGACCGTCTGACAACCAAGCTGCTGGAGGGTAAGACTGTTGATTATGAACTTCTGTCCTCTTTGCTGAAACAAGCCTCGGCTTCTTTATAAAACGACAAATTAAATACTGCCGCCGGGTTACAGAGACACTGCCATGATTGGCGGTGTTTTTGTGTTTTCATCAAACAATCTAATTAGATAGTTGTAAAATAACAAACAAAATGATATTATGTCTATATAAAACAAACAAAGAATGTGGTGATCCGGTTGTCGGAAGGAAATGAAGCGATCCGGATTTCAGAGAAATTCTGGAATGCCAGCGTTGCAGAACTGAAGCAGGGTTATACCTGGGAAGCTGACGGGCACCTGGCTGTGTTCCATTGTCTGGTCTGCGGTGAGCAATTCGAGAAGGGCATTATTTATAGTGACGAGGACAGATTCTATGAAGCTGAGAGGTTTGCAGCTCTGCATGTAGAGAGCATGCATGGTGGTATGTTCTCTTGGTTGCTTACGCTGGATAAGAAGCTGACCGGATTAACGGAGCTGCAGAAGGGTCTGCTGCAGGCTTTCCGTCAGAGTCTCAGTGACGCTGAGGCCGCCAAAGAGCTGGGAATCGGCAGCACGTCCACGGTCCGCAATCACCGGTTCACCCTCCGGGAGAAGGTGAAGCAGGCGAAGCTGTTCCTGGCGGTAATGGAGCTGGCCGAAGAGAAGCCGGGGGCTTCATCCCCTTTTGTCAGTATTCCGCGTACGGTTGTGATGGTTGATGAACGTTTCGCCATTACTGAACAGGAGAATACGGAGATCTTGGGTGCCTATTTCAAACAGGGCCTGGATGGCCCCTTGTCAGAGTTCCCGAAGAAACAGAAACGCAAAGCGGCAATTCTGCGGCATTTGATCCAGCGTTTTGAGACGGGACGCAAATATAGCGAGAAAGAAATTAACGCCGTGCTGGAATCGGCTTATCCCGATTATGTGACGCTGCGGCGCTACCTGATCGATTACGGATTGCTGGACCGCGAAGATGACGGTAGCAGCTACTGGGTGAAATTATAGCGTAAGCTTATAGGAGAACATAGGCTAGCGCAGATATGAAGGAGAGACAAGAGAATGGACAAATCAAGACGCAAAGAGCTGGGATATAATTATGCACACTCGCACAGGCCGATGGGGGTATACAGAATTGTAAATACCGGCAACGACAAAGTGTATGTAGGAAGCAGCCTGAATCTCGACGGAGTCTGGAACAAGCATAAATTCATGCTGGATATCAACAACCACGACAATAAGGAGCTTCAGGCCGACTGGAGAAAATACGGTGAAGAAGGCTTCCGGTTCGAAGTACTGGAGCAGATCAAGCCTGAAGAGGATTTCGTGGCAGATGTGCAGGAGCTGAAGAAATACCGCAAGCTGTTGCCGGAGCTGGAGGGCAAATGGCTGGAGCAGCTGTCTCCATACGGGGAGCGGGGTTATCATAAGCAGAAAGTAAACCGGGAATGAATTTCATCAGTGCCTGTGCTAAAATAAGGGCAAACAGCAGGTGCTGGCGGAAGGAGCGGTGTGTATGGCTATATTATCTTGGCTTGCAGAACAGAGAATTCAGGAGGCCATGCGCAGCGGAGAGTTTGCCAATCTGCCGGGGCATGGCAAGCCGCTGGAACTGGAGGATCTCTCGGGAGTGCCTGAGGATCTGCGGATGTCCTATAAGATTATGAAGAATGCAGGGCTTCTGCCCGAAGAAGTATCGCTGCGTTCAGAGTGTGTAACCCTGGAAGAATTGCTGGCCGCCTGCCATCGCAGCGGGAACAGCGATAGTGGCGAGCGCAAGGAGCTGGAATCCAAGCTGTCCCTCAAGCGCCTGCGTCTGCAGGTCCTGCTGCAGGAACGCGGATTGGACGGCAGCGCTGCTTATATGGATTATGGGGACAGAATCCGGCACCGGCTTGCGGGCATGGACGAGTAAGGAATATGTAGGAGCAGCCTCCAGTTCGAAGAACTGGGGGCTGCTTCCCTATTAGATTGAAGAATTCTTTTACGGTATAGGAGAATAGATATAGAATCCGCGATCTTCGTGTAAGATGCCTTGCTCGGCGAGTGCCAGGACTGCCTCGACCAACTGATTTGTATCAAGATTAGAAGCTTGGGCTAAAGCAGAACGGAGTTCTGCGGAGTCTGACGGAAGCTGGAGCTTGTCTATCAGTATGCGATCAAGAACCACCCCTTCTGCCAGATTGGCATAACTGGAGAGGAATGCCCGGTTCACTCTGGCAGACCCGCTCTTCAGCTCAAACTCAGTATATAGATTCCCGACTATAAAAGGTGGGGATTCGAGATTGATCAGTCTCTTAAC
This window encodes:
- a CDS encoding GIY-YIG nuclease family protein yields the protein MDKSRRKELGYNYAHSHRPMGVYRIVNTGNDKVYVGSSLNLDGVWNKHKFMLDINNHDNKELQADWRKYGEEGFRFEVLEQIKPEEDFVADVQELKKYRKLLPELEGKWLEQLSPYGERGYHKQKVNRE
- a CDS encoding epimerase encodes the protein MKASQPATAGGKIRAIITGSTGMVGEGVLHECLTHPEVEQILLINRRPCGISHPKVTEIIHENFYDLSSINGKLAGYNACYFCLGVSSVGLKEEEYRRLTYDLTMHVARQLSAVNPDMVFCYVTGSGTDSTEQGRSMWARVKGKTENDLRKLPFRGTYFFRPGFIRPTPGLTRTHKYYYAIGWMYPVLRALFPGYTVTLQEIGLAMIHIVRRGHDRDIVENRDIAAIAKP
- a CDS encoding DUF1801 domain-containing protein, yielding MNEEVTNFIAQIKVPWQAEICSRLREVIHESIPEVTERIQYGKPHFLKNGKYAAVISTAKGWVSFSIFNAAALEVPEGQFETGSGDRLTTKLLEGKTVDYELLSSLLKQASASL
- a CDS encoding oxidoreductase; translated protein: MSKVWFITGSSRGLGRALAEAVLAKGDKLVATARNLQQLADLEEHYGGQISSVALDVTDPGQAKAAITAAVERFGRLDVVVNNAGYGNMSAIEETSLDDFRAQIETNLWGVIHVTKAALPVLREQGSGHFLQISSIGGRAGAPGLAAYQTAKWGVEGFSEVLAKEVAPLGIKVTIVEPGGFRTDWAGPSMSHIEPGEPYKDTVGQLLKHVRSRTGQEPGDPARAALAMLAIVEEANPPLRLLLGSDAVGMAKEIDQAKLAETLRWEALSTSADFAAN
- a CDS encoding DUF2087 domain-containing protein, translating into MRLSEGNEAIRISEKFWNASVAELKQGYTWEADGHLAVFHCLVCGEQFEKGIIYSDEDRFYEAERFAALHVESMHGGMFSWLLTLDKKLTGLTELQKGLLQAFRQSLSDAEAAKELGIGSTSTVRNHRFTLREKVKQAKLFLAVMELAEEKPGASSPFVSIPRTVVMVDERFAITEQENTEILGAYFKQGLDGPLSEFPKKQKRKAAILRHLIQRFETGRKYSEKEINAVLESAYPDYVTLRRYLIDYGLLDREDDGSSYWVKL
- a CDS encoding DnaJ family domain-containing protein; this translates as MAILSWLAEQRIQEAMRSGEFANLPGHGKPLELEDLSGVPEDLRMSYKIMKNAGLLPEEVSLRSECVTLEELLAACHRSGNSDSGERKELESKLSLKRLRLQVLLQERGLDGSAAYMDYGDRIRHRLAGMDE